In Diabrotica undecimpunctata isolate CICGRU chromosome 4, icDiaUnde3, whole genome shotgun sequence, a single genomic region encodes these proteins:
- the LOC140440002 gene encoding uncharacterized protein — translation MADMSQEDVNLLNSLEKLELDIKSNKKPVNSFKSNPFMRRRRSKSLSSINFGSTCDCASKHQSVKHTTSFKKPNKKILRDPVLKFVECSQKGKHSKGHSSKKKDKQFGEMSKPTDDFKSIINGCELLSIRNNDSNLDRYSAPSFLIAQYQNNTQRSDSTSQNIGSCSHQARMNVNPPCDVTIDELASYFETFVHIPKKMSSMAEMMYI, via the exons ATG GCCGACATGTCACAAGAAGACGTAAATTTGTTGAATTCTTTGGAAAAATTGGAATTAGATATTAAGTCGAATAAAAAACCTGTGAACAGTTTCAAATCAAACCCATTCATGAGACGGAGACGCTCCAAATCACTTTCTTCCATCAATTTTGGGTCAACATGTGATTGTGCTTCAAAACACCAAAGTGTAAAGCATACTACATCGTTTAAAAAGCCAAACAAGAAGATCCTCAGAGATCCTGTGTTAAAGTTTGTTGAGTGTTCTCAAAAGGGGAAACACTCTAAAGGACATTCGTCTAAAAAGAAAGACAAACAATTTGGTGAAATGTCAAAGCCTACAGATGATTTTAAGTCCATCATAAACGGTTGTGAACTTTTAAGCATACGCAATAATGATTCTAATTTGGACAGGTACTCCGCTCCTAGTTTTTTAATAGCTCAGTATCAAAATAATACTCAGAGATCTGATAGTACAAGTCAGAATATCGGTAGCTGTTCACATCAAGCTAGAATGAACGTTAATCCCCCGTGTGATGTCACAATCGACGAACTTGCTAGTTATTTTGAAACATTTGTACATATACCCAAAAAAATGAGTTCTATGGCTGAGATGATGTATATTTAA